One Lysobacter enzymogenes DNA segment encodes these proteins:
- a CDS encoding S1 family peptidase: MTVSQSVRRPVGRSLLLALASTAAFASVQAVAAEPIDPRLQQAMQRDLGVSAERLPQYLATQRLSLQQGAAAQRALGSTFAGSWIERKADGSFGFVVATSGTGKAARSLGGVEVRNVRHSLLQLERSFAALDAQSNARVPGISRPFAGVQSWRVDPVSNAVVVTVAPGAIGEGVELVALSGADAGAVRFETGEGSPQLTAEVVGGIEYSWPVGSQFGVCSVGFPATKGSVRGFVTAGHCGTVGKNVNVGNRASLIPLGTFANSDFPGTDMAWVTINANHTLSGRVSNYSGGFVSVKGSVEAPIGAALCRSGRTTFYKCGTIRSKNVTVNYREGTVRGLTESNVCTGGGDSGGSWITADGQAQGVTSGGQIPFGAADNCSVAASSRVTWFQPLKPILSKYGVTLVTH; encoded by the coding sequence ATGACCGTTTCGCAATCCGTTCGTCGCCCCGTGGGCCGCTCGCTGTTGCTGGCGCTGGCGTCGACCGCCGCATTCGCGTCCGTCCAGGCCGTCGCCGCCGAGCCGATCGACCCGCGCCTGCAGCAGGCGATGCAGCGCGATCTCGGCGTTTCCGCCGAGCGCTTGCCGCAGTACCTGGCGACCCAGCGTCTGTCGCTGCAGCAAGGCGCCGCGGCGCAGCGCGCGTTGGGTTCGACCTTCGCCGGCAGCTGGATCGAGCGCAAGGCCGACGGCAGCTTCGGTTTCGTGGTCGCGACCTCGGGCACCGGCAAGGCGGCGCGCAGCCTGGGCGGGGTGGAAGTGCGCAACGTGCGCCACAGCCTGCTTCAGCTGGAGCGATCGTTCGCGGCCCTGGATGCGCAGTCGAACGCGCGCGTGCCGGGCATCAGCAGGCCGTTCGCGGGCGTGCAGTCCTGGCGCGTGGATCCGGTCAGCAACGCGGTCGTGGTGACCGTCGCGCCCGGCGCCATCGGCGAAGGCGTGGAGCTCGTCGCGCTCAGCGGCGCCGATGCCGGCGCGGTGCGCTTCGAAACCGGCGAAGGTTCGCCGCAGCTCACCGCCGAAGTCGTCGGCGGCATCGAATACAGCTGGCCGGTCGGCAGCCAGTTCGGCGTGTGCTCGGTCGGCTTCCCGGCGACCAAGGGCTCGGTCCGCGGTTTCGTCACCGCCGGCCACTGCGGCACCGTCGGCAAGAACGTGAACGTCGGCAACCGCGCCAGCCTGATCCCGCTGGGCACCTTCGCCAACTCGGATTTCCCCGGCACCGACATGGCCTGGGTCACGATCAACGCCAACCACACCCTGTCCGGCCGGGTCAGCAACTACAGCGGCGGCTTCGTTTCGGTGAAGGGCAGCGTCGAGGCGCCGATCGGCGCGGCGTTGTGCCGCTCCGGCCGCACCACGTTCTACAAGTGCGGCACCATCCGCTCGAAGAACGTCACCGTGAACTACCGCGAGGGCACCGTCCGCGGCCTGACCGAATCCAACGTCTGCACCGGCGGCGGCGATTCGGGCGGCTCGTGGATCACCGCCGACGGCCAGGCCCAGGGCGTGACGTCCGGCGGCCAGATCCCGTTCGGCGCGGCCGACAATTGCTCGGTCGCGGCGTCTTCGCGGGTGACCTGGTTCCAGCCGCTGAAGCCGATCCTCAGCAAGTACGGCGTCACCCTGGTCACCCACTGA
- a CDS encoding IMPACT family protein, whose protein sequence is MSAATTLAERARHAIEVKHSRFLALAAPVATPEAALAFLAEVADPAATHNCWAYRIGAQYRFNDDGEPSGTAGRPILAAIDGQGCDQAVVVVTRWYGGIKLGAGGLVRAYGGAAAECLRRAPRRELVTYAELELAYPFADTGAVHATLNAFGADKADERFDAAGARVRVRLPAAQLDALKAQLRDATRNRVRLSEPDAPPSPA, encoded by the coding sequence ATGAGCGCGGCCACGACCCTGGCCGAACGCGCGCGCCACGCGATCGAGGTCAAGCACAGCCGCTTCCTCGCCCTGGCCGCGCCGGTCGCCACGCCCGAGGCAGCGCTGGCGTTCCTGGCCGAAGTCGCCGACCCGGCCGCGACCCACAACTGCTGGGCCTACCGGATCGGCGCGCAATACCGCTTCAACGACGACGGCGAGCCCTCCGGCACCGCCGGCCGGCCGATCCTGGCCGCGATCGACGGCCAGGGCTGCGACCAGGCCGTGGTCGTGGTGACCCGCTGGTACGGCGGCATCAAGCTCGGCGCCGGCGGCCTGGTCCGCGCCTACGGCGGCGCCGCGGCCGAATGCCTGCGGCGCGCGCCACGTCGCGAGTTGGTGACCTATGCCGAACTGGAACTGGCGTATCCGTTCGCGGACACCGGCGCGGTCCATGCGACACTCAACGCCTTCGGCGCGGACAAGGCCGACGAGCGCTTCGACGCCGCCGGCGCGCGGGTGCGCGTGCGACTGCCGGCCGCACAGCTGGACGCCTTGAAAGCGCAGTTGCGCGACGCCACCCGTAATCGCGTGCGTCTGTCCGAACCGGACGCGCCACCCTCCCCTGCCTGA
- a CDS encoding ABC transporter transmembrane domain-containing protein — MTDASAGPKADPSRDTAPIGSLRILWPFVSKYRVLFVAWLFALAASSAVTLTLPVAFKTMIDQGFAQSAAGGGSGAIDRAFLLLFAVAIALALATAARFYFVSVLGEKVVADLREQLYRHLIALDAGFHDRNRSGELVSRLTADAELLRSVVGSSMSVALRSLVTFVGSLGMLFVTSPRLAAYALVGIPLAVLPIVAGGRRLQRISRSSQDRIADANTLASETLGAVRTVQAHARESYEQGRFSESLKTAIKTARKRIRAQAWVTAIAITLVFGAITLVLWSGAHDVVAGRLTGGTLAQFVLYALIGGGSVGALAEVWNDLQRAAGGMGRIGELLSERSAVVAPAQPRPLPQPVRGEIVFDQVGFHYPQRPDLPALQDFTLRVNSGETVALVGPSGAGKSTVFSILLRFHDPQHGAVRVDGVDVREADLGQLRGAIALVPQQATIFATTARENIRYGRLDASDAELDEAVRAAHATDFIHDLPQGLATELGERGARLSGGQQQRIAIARALLKDAPILLLDEATSALDAQSERAVQQALEALMQGRTTLVIAHRLATVLKADRIVVMDRGRIVAEGTHEALLAQGGLYAELAKLQFLD; from the coding sequence ATGACCGATGCCAGCGCCGGCCCGAAGGCCGACCCATCCCGCGACACCGCACCGATCGGCAGCCTGCGCATCCTGTGGCCGTTCGTCAGCAAGTACCGCGTCCTGTTCGTCGCCTGGCTGTTCGCCCTGGCCGCCTCCAGCGCCGTCACCCTGACCCTGCCGGTCGCGTTCAAGACCATGATCGACCAAGGCTTCGCCCAGAGCGCGGCCGGCGGCGGCAGCGGCGCGATCGACCGCGCCTTCCTGCTGCTGTTCGCGGTCGCCATCGCCCTGGCCCTGGCCACCGCGGCGCGCTTCTACTTCGTTTCTGTGTTGGGCGAAAAAGTGGTCGCGGACCTGCGCGAGCAGCTCTACCGCCACCTGATCGCGCTCGATGCCGGTTTCCACGACCGCAACCGCAGCGGCGAACTGGTCTCGCGCCTGACCGCCGACGCCGAACTGCTGCGCAGCGTGGTCGGATCGAGCATGTCGGTGGCGTTGCGCAGCCTGGTCACCTTCGTCGGCAGCCTCGGCATGCTGTTCGTCACCAGCCCGCGCCTGGCCGCCTACGCCCTGGTCGGCATTCCGCTGGCGGTACTGCCGATCGTCGCCGGCGGGCGCCGGCTGCAGCGCATCTCGCGCTCCAGCCAGGACCGCATCGCCGACGCCAACACCCTGGCCAGCGAAACCCTCGGCGCGGTGCGCACGGTCCAGGCGCACGCGCGCGAATCCTACGAACAGGGCCGCTTCAGCGAATCGCTGAAGACCGCGATCAAGACCGCGCGCAAGCGCATCCGCGCCCAGGCCTGGGTCACCGCCATCGCCATCACCCTGGTGTTCGGCGCGATCACCCTGGTGCTGTGGTCGGGCGCGCACGACGTCGTCGCCGGCCGCCTCACCGGCGGCACCCTGGCCCAGTTCGTGCTCTACGCCTTGATCGGCGGCGGCTCGGTCGGCGCGCTGGCCGAGGTCTGGAACGACCTGCAGCGCGCCGCCGGCGGCATGGGCCGGATCGGCGAACTGCTGTCGGAACGCAGCGCGGTGGTCGCGCCGGCGCAGCCGCGGCCGCTGCCGCAGCCGGTGCGCGGCGAGATCGTGTTCGACCAGGTCGGTTTCCATTACCCGCAGCGCCCCGACCTGCCGGCGCTGCAGGACTTCACGCTGCGGGTGAACTCCGGCGAGACCGTGGCCCTGGTCGGCCCGTCGGGCGCCGGCAAGAGCACGGTGTTCTCGATCCTGCTGCGCTTCCACGACCCGCAGCACGGCGCGGTGCGCGTCGACGGCGTCGACGTACGCGAGGCCGATCTCGGCCAGCTGCGCGGCGCGATCGCCCTGGTGCCGCAGCAGGCGACCATCTTCGCCACCACCGCGCGCGAGAACATCCGCTACGGCCGCCTCGACGCCAGCGACGCCGAACTCGACGAAGCGGTGCGCGCGGCCCACGCCACCGACTTCATCCACGACCTGCCGCAGGGCCTGGCGACCGAACTCGGCGAACGCGGCGCGCGCCTGTCCGGCGGCCAGCAACAGCGCATCGCCATCGCCCGCGCCCTGCTCAAGGACGCGCCGATCCTGCTGCTGGACGAAGCCACCAGCGCGCTCGACGCGCAGAGCGAGCGCGCCGTGCAACAGGCGCTGGAAGCGCTGATGCAGGGCCGCACCACCCTGGTCATCGCCCATCGCCTGGCGACCGTGCTCAAGGCCGACCGGATCGTGGTCATGGACCGCGGTCGCATCGTCGCCGAGGGCACCCACGAGGCGCTGCTGGCGCAGGGCGGCCTGTACGCGGAACTGGCCAAGCTGCAGTTCCTGGATTGA